In Flavobacterium piscisymbiosum, the sequence CTGAAAACTGAGACTGAAAACTTTATTATATTAGCGCTCTTAAAAAATCCACATTTTATGAAATACCTTTTAACTTCATTATTAACGTTAACGCTTTTTATTTCTTGTTCGAAAGATGACCAAAAAGATTATACTGCTGAAAACGAGAAAGAAATCACTGATTACATAGCAAAAAACAAACTAACAGCTCAAAGAACTGAATCTGGTTTGTATTATGTAATTGATGTTCCGGGAACAGGAACTCAACCTACTGCAAAATCAAACGTTACTGTAGCGTATAGAGGTACATTTACTAACGGAACTGTATTCGACCAAAGTAATTCAGATGGAATTTCTTTTAACTTATATGAAGTTATACCTGGCTGGACAGAAGGAATTCCTTTTTTCAAGACTGGAGGAAGCGGTATTCTTTTAGTTCCTTCAAGACTTGCTTACGGAAACGGTGGCAGAGAAAAAATTCCTGGAGGAGCAGTTCTTATTTTCGATGTTAAATTGATCAAAGTAAACAACTAAAACAAGAACTTTACATTATACGAAAGCCACAACAGAATTCAATTTTGTTGTGGCTTTTCTTTTTATATCGAAATAGTCACAAATGAAATAATCATAAAAAAGCAGCATCCTTTTTATAAAACTAAGAATTATATTATATAATGATTCTAAAAAATTGTGTAAATGATACTTAATCTATTTTACGAGCTTTGTTAAAGTGAAAATAAATTCATACTTTAAATATATATAAAATGGAAAATTTACATAATCCTGACGGAACAAAACGCGAAGTATTAACTGGAATGTTTTCAGATCGCGACAGTATCGAAAGAGCTTATAGCACTTTGAACGATAGAGGGTATACAAAAGACGAAATCAATTTGATAATGTCAGACGAAACCAGAAAAAAACATTATTCTGATAAAAATGATCATTCAGAATTAGGAACAAAAGCAGCCGAAGGTGCAGGAACAGGATCTGCCATTGGAGGAACAATTGGTGCTATTGTAGGCGTTGTTGCTGCTTTAGGAACTAGTCTTGTTATTCCGGGATTAGGACTAATCGTTGCCGGTCCGCTTGCTGCAGGATTAGCTGGTGCAGGTGCAGGTGGTATTGCAGGAGGTTTAATTGGAGCACTTGTAGGATCCGGAATTCCTGAAGAAAGAGCCAAAGTTTATGAAGACGGAATTAAAAATGGTAACGTAGTTCTAGGCGTTCACCCACGTAATAGTGAAGATGCTGAATATCTTGAACAGCAATGGCAAGCAAATAATGGTGTAAATATATACAGATAATCTATTTGCCTTTCAATAAAAAACCACAACAAAATTTAATTCTGTTGTGGTTTTTCATTTTAAACTCTAAACTGAGACCGGGACTGTAAACTAAAATCTACCAGGGAATCGGGTTGTAATCTTTCAGAAACTTTCCGCACCAATGCTTTCCTGTATTGATTCCGTCAAACAAAGGATCCATAACGCGTGCAGCGCCATCGACAATATCCAATGGAGGTTGAAAATCTTCTAATTCCTGTTTCTTTTTCGCCAATTCGGCAGGATCTTCATCTGTTACCCAACCAGTATCAACAGCATTCATAAAAATACCATGTTTGGCCAAAGTTCCAGATGACGTATGCGTTAACATATTCAAAGCGGCTTTTGCCATATTGGTATGCGGATGACGGTCTTCTTTAAAAAAGCGATGAAACTTCCCTTCCATTGCCGAAACATTAATGATATGTTTTTTCCCTGTATTATCTTTCTTCATAACTTCCGAAAGTCGGTTACACAATACAAAAGGCGCAACAGAGTTTACCAATTGTACTTCGATCATTTCTGTAGTTTCAATTTGCCCTAAACGCAAACGCCAGCTATTTGTTTTACGCAAATCGACTTGCTGTAAATCGGCATCGAGTTCTCCTTCCGGAAAAACTTCATTCGCCACCAATGCATTATCAAAAGAATACGGAATTTGAGATAATTGAGCCGAAGCGCGCAAACCAATTCCGGGTTCAGGTCCGTGCCAGGTTACCGGCATATTTTCGTTGGATGAAGCGCCACTTGTCAGAATTTTTAATTCGTCCAGACAATTCAAATGATCTCCTAATAATTCCTGCGCTTGTTTAGGCAATGCACTTATTGGCAATTCTTCATTTTGCATTAAATGCGAATAAAATCCTGCCGGACGTCTCACAGTTTGAGCCGCATTATTTATTAAAATATCCAGGCGTTCGTATTTTTGTTCAATAAAATTGCAAAAAATCTCCACACTTGGTATATGTCTTAAATCTAAACCATGAATTTTTAAGCGATGTCCCCAATCCATAAAATCCTCTTCCTTCGCAAAACGCAAAGCCGAATCTACCGGAAAACGGGTTGTAGCAATAACAGTTGCTCCGCCACGCAAAAGCATTAAAGTAATATGATAACCAATTTTTAAACGCGAACCGGTAATAATGGCAACTTGACCTTTTACATCAGCGGTCTGGAAACGTTTAGCATAATTAAAATCACCGCAATCGGTACACATCGTATCGTAGAAGTGATGCATTTTAGTAAATTCTGTTTTACAAACGTAGCAATTTCTTGGAGTTTCGAGTTCTAATTGTTCTTTATGAGCAAGATCATTTAGCGCCAATAATTTAGGCGCTACAAAAATACTGGCTTCACGCGCATGACGAATTCCGGTTTCTTTACGTGCGGTTTTGTCTTTCTTTTCTTTTTTTCGTTTGGCAGCCTGAAGTCCGTCTTTTACTCTTCGGGAAAACTCATCTCTGTCAGGTCGCGAAAACATTCCTGCTTCTTTAATCAAAGCAATTCTTTGCTCTTTCGGAATATCAAATATCTGATCTGTATTAGTATTCAATTGTGCTAAAATAGCAATGCATCGATTAATTTCTTCAGAAGATATCTTACTTGTACCTTCTATTTCTTCCTTCAACATCATAAAAAAACGTATTACTATTAGCTTAAATTAAAGTTCGCAAATATAGTGTTTTTGAACTCTGAAAGATCTTAAACCTAAAGTAACAAGATCTTCCCTTTTGACTATTGATCATTATCTTACTATCTTCGCATCCAGATGTAACTATTTCTATGCTATTTCAGATAAAATCTTATTTAAAATTCCTTTGGAATTCAAAAAACGAACACGGAGTACATTCGCCATTCGTATTTAATTTATTAACGAAATGTTTTTACGATAAAAAATCAAAACCCGAATATTCAATTCTGAAAAATTATCGAAAAACACTTTTAGAAAATAAAAGTTTTATCGAAGTAACAGATTTTGGTGCAGGATCAAAAGTTTTTAAATCGAACAGAAGACAAATATCTAAAATAGCCAAAACTGCAGGAATTTCAGCAAAACGTGCCGAGTTACTTTTTAGAGTTACCAATTATTTTCAGCCTAAAAACGTTCTGGAAATAGGAACTTCATTAGGCTTAGCTACTTCT encodes:
- a CDS encoding FKBP-type peptidyl-prolyl cis-trans isomerase, giving the protein MKYLLTSLLTLTLFISCSKDDQKDYTAENEKEITDYIAKNKLTAQRTESGLYYVIDVPGTGTQPTAKSNVTVAYRGTFTNGTVFDQSNSDGISFNLYEVIPGWTEGIPFFKTGGSGILLVPSRLAYGNGGREKIPGGAVLIFDVKLIKVNN
- a CDS encoding SDR family NAD(P)-dependent oxidoreductase, which translates into the protein MLKEEIEGTSKISSEEINRCIAILAQLNTNTDQIFDIPKEQRIALIKEAGMFSRPDRDEFSRRVKDGLQAAKRKKEKKDKTARKETGIRHAREASIFVAPKLLALNDLAHKEQLELETPRNCYVCKTEFTKMHHFYDTMCTDCGDFNYAKRFQTADVKGQVAIITGSRLKIGYHITLMLLRGGATVIATTRFPVDSALRFAKEEDFMDWGHRLKIHGLDLRHIPSVEIFCNFIEQKYERLDILINNAAQTVRRPAGFYSHLMQNEELPISALPKQAQELLGDHLNCLDELKILTSGASSNENMPVTWHGPEPGIGLRASAQLSQIPYSFDNALVANEVFPEGELDADLQQVDLRKTNSWRLRLGQIETTEMIEVQLVNSVAPFVLCNRLSEVMKKDNTGKKHIINVSAMEGKFHRFFKEDRHPHTNMAKAALNMLTHTSSGTLAKHGIFMNAVDTGWVTDEDPAELAKKKQELEDFQPPLDIVDGAARVMDPLFDGINTGKHWCGKFLKDYNPIPW